DNA from Geminicoccaceae bacterium:
TTCGATGCGGCGACGATCGCGACCCTGCCCGACGCGATCGTCCGCGTTTCCGACTGGCTGAAGACGCTCGAAGGTTTCGAATTCATCGGTATCGGTCATCGGGTCGTGCATGGCGGGCCGAACCATGACCGTCCGGTGCTGGTGGACGACAGGGTGCTGGAGGAACTGCGGGTCTACCAGGATCTGGCGCCATTGCACCAGCCCAACAACCTGGCACCCATCCGCCTCGCCATGGAGATGGTTCCGGGCATCCCCCAGGTCGCGTGCTTCGATACCGAATTCCACCGGCACCGCGAGCGCTCGCGCGACTGCTATGCGCTCCCCGGCGCCCTATACGAAGAGGGAGTCCGGCGTTACGGCTTCCATGGCCTGTCCTATGCCTACATCGCCGGGACGATGAGGACCGGCATGCCCGAACTGGCGAAAGGACGGGTGATCGTCGCCCATCTGGGCAGCGGCGCTTCCATGTGCGCGCTGAGCAACGGCAGGAGCATCGAGACCACCATGGGCTTCTCGGCCATCGATGGCCTGCCCATGGGAACCCGCAGCGGCCAGCTCGATCCGGGCGTGGCCCTCTATCTCATGCAACACAAGGGGATGAGTGCCGACGAGATATCGTCACTGCTCTATCACGATTCCGGCCTGCGCGGCCTGTCGGGCATTTCCAGCGACATGCGCGTTCTCGAAGCCAGCGACG
Protein-coding regions in this window:
- a CDS encoding acetate/propionate family kinase, encoding MTARKSVLAVNAGSSSLKFRIFTIDNGSPECRIRGQMDGIGVKPHLAIHDVDGTVMVDETFDAATIATLPDAIVRVSDWLKTLEGFEFIGIGHRVVHGGPNHDRPVLVDDRVLEELRVYQDLAPLHQPNNLAPIRLAMEMVPGIPQVACFDTEFHRHRERSRDCYALPGALYEEGVRRYGFHGLSYAYIAGTMRTGMPELAKGRVIVAHLGSGASMCALSNGRSIETTMGFSAIDGLPMGTRSGQLDPGVALYLMQHKGMSADEISSLLYHDSGLRGLSGISSDMRVLEASDDPRAALAIEHFVYRAVLNAGMLQAALGGLDAIVFTAGIGEHSPSIRARIADGLRWAGLELDPALNDSGKGRISTDGSKIAAFVIPTDEEMMIARAVVSLVAER